One Halonatronomonas betaini DNA segment encodes these proteins:
- a CDS encoding trimethylamine methyltransferase family protein codes for MSRLIKRSRAGLDIFSEKDLEKIHEATLEVLEKAGVEIMSDEAREIFKSAGVKVNEKSVHLTQKDLDEYLNLAPEKFTLYARNEQNNVEIGGNNTVLAPGYGSPFVMDYPEMNRRESKYDDYIKFTKLAQASDNIDVVGGVLVEPTDIDDKIRHGKMLEAAVKYSDKCLMGSAMGAKKAQESLEMAAIVFESEEFVRSHPVLISLINTNSPLTIDERMSDALMVHSKNKQAMVIASLSMTGTTSPTTLPASLVQQNAEILTGIVLTQLINPGTPVIYGSASSVVDLKKADLALGSPETVKMFNGTAQMARYYGIPSRGGGALTDSLFPDAQAGYESMLNIMSAVNNGFNFILHAAGLLENYMSMSYEKFIIDDEVCGIVNNVAEGLIVDEDQLAVDEIIEIGAGGNYISTDHTFSHMKDMRMPLLSKRERYFSDQDQPETAARAKAKYEEILNNFNKPELKAGILEKLQKYIDRL; via the coding sequence GTGAGTAGATTGATAAAGAGAAGTAGAGCAGGCCTTGATATATTTTCTGAAAAAGATCTGGAGAAGATACATGAAGCAACCCTTGAAGTTTTAGAAAAAGCAGGAGTAGAAATCATGTCAGATGAGGCAAGAGAAATCTTTAAAAGTGCTGGTGTGAAAGTTAATGAGAAGAGTGTCCATCTTACTCAGAAAGATCTTGATGAGTATTTAAATCTGGCGCCTGAAAAATTTACTCTTTATGCTAGAAATGAACAGAATAATGTTGAAATTGGAGGTAATAATACAGTTCTGGCACCAGGTTATGGTTCGCCCTTTGTAATGGATTATCCAGAAATGAATCGTCGTGAATCTAAATATGATGATTATATAAAATTCACGAAGTTAGCCCAGGCTAGTGATAATATTGATGTTGTCGGTGGAGTATTGGTAGAACCAACTGATATTGATGATAAGATCCGCCACGGCAAGATGCTGGAGGCAGCAGTTAAATATAGTGATAAATGCCTGATGGGGAGCGCAATGGGGGCAAAAAAAGCACAGGAATCACTGGAGATGGCAGCTATAGTATTTGAGAGTGAAGAATTTGTCAGAAGTCATCCAGTTTTGATCTCCTTGATTAATACAAATAGTCCTTTAACGATTGATGAACGGATGAGCGATGCTCTTATGGTCCACTCTAAGAATAAACAGGCAATGGTTATTGCCTCATTAAGCATGACTGGAACAACTTCACCAACTACCCTGCCTGCCTCTTTAGTACAGCAGAATGCAGAGATTCTGACAGGGATAGTTTTAACCCAGCTAATTAATCCTGGTACCCCAGTAATTTATGGTTCTGCATCCAGTGTTGTTGATCTAAAGAAAGCAGATCTTGCCCTGGGAAGTCCTGAAACTGTCAAGATGTTTAATGGGACTGCTCAAATGGCCAGATATTATGGCATTCCATCGAGAGGTGGAGGAGCTTTAACTGATTCACTATTCCCTGATGCCCAGGCCGGTTATGAATCAATGCTTAATATAATGTCAGCTGTCAATAATGGTTTCAATTTTATCCTCCATGCCGCCGGTCTATTAGAAAATTATATGTCAATGTCCTATGAGAAATTTATCATCGATGATGAAGTCTGTGGGATAGTCAATAATGTGGCAGAGGGTTTAATTGTTGATGAGGATCAACTGGCAGTCGATGAAATAATTGAGATTGGAGCAGGTGGTAATTATATTTCTACTGATCATACTTTTAGCCATATGAAGGACATGAGAATGCCTCTATTATCAAAAAGAGAGCGGTATTTCAGTGATCAGGATCAGCCAGAGACTGCAGCAAGGGCTAAGGCTAAATATGAAGAAATACTTAATAATTTTAATAAGCCTGAATTAAAAGCAGGAATTTTGGAAAAATTACAGAAGTATATTGATAGGTTATAA
- a CDS encoding formate--tetrahydrofolate ligase, whose amino-acid sequence MRSDIEIAQAAEMKPISEIAEKAGLLEEELEHYGKYKAKVNLDALDRLDQDSKLVLVTAMTPTPAGEGKTTTTVGLGQALNRLGKNAAIALREPSLGPTMGVKGGAAGGGYSQVVPMEDINLHFTGDIHAIGVAHNLLSAAIDNHIKQGNELGIDPTRVSFSRVVDMNDRALRDIIVGLGGKSNGYPRQDNFMITVASEVMAILCLANNISELKEKIGRIVVAYNYDDEPIIAKQLGVHGAMAALLKEAIKPNLVQTLENTPAFIHGGPFANIAHGCNSVMATKMAMSISDITVTEAGFGADLGAEKFFNIKSRFANLNPDATVLVATVRALKMHGGKAKDDLTDEDLDALSDGIENLEKHIENIKKFGVPLVVAINRFPDDTEAELELVRERCEKLDVNVALSEVFAKGGEGGEELGKKVIDILDNEESKFEFLYDEKASIPEKIRTIAEEVYGADGVEFSDEAKKQIELYKCYGYDKLPICMAKTQSSISDNPALKGRPEGFKVNVREINVSAGAGFLVALTGPVLTMPGLPKRPSAEDIDIDENGKISGLF is encoded by the coding sequence ATGAGAAGCGACATTGAAATTGCACAGGCAGCAGAAATGAAACCAATAAGTGAAATAGCAGAGAAGGCAGGTCTATTAGAAGAGGAATTGGAGCATTATGGTAAATATAAGGCCAAGGTTAATTTAGATGCCTTAGATAGGCTTGATCAGGACAGCAAACTTGTTCTAGTTACAGCTATGACCCCAACTCCTGCTGGTGAAGGAAAGACAACAACTACTGTAGGTTTAGGCCAGGCTTTAAATAGACTTGGCAAAAATGCAGCAATTGCTCTTAGAGAGCCGTCTTTAGGACCTACAATGGGTGTTAAAGGTGGTGCAGCCGGTGGTGGTTATTCCCAGGTTGTTCCAATGGAAGATATTAATCTCCATTTTACTGGTGATATCCATGCGATTGGTGTAGCCCACAACCTATTATCAGCAGCAATTGATAACCATATCAAGCAGGGTAATGAGCTTGGAATCGATCCAACAAGAGTCAGTTTTTCAAGAGTTGTAGATATGAATGATCGTGCTCTAAGAGATATTATAGTTGGTCTTGGCGGAAAATCTAATGGTTATCCAAGACAGGATAATTTCATGATCACAGTAGCCTCAGAAGTTATGGCTATCCTCTGTCTTGCTAATAATATTAGTGAGTTAAAAGAAAAGATCGGTAGAATTGTGGTTGCCTATAATTATGATGATGAGCCAATTATTGCAAAACAACTCGGTGTCCATGGTGCAATGGCTGCTCTACTTAAAGAAGCTATTAAGCCTAACCTGGTACAGACCTTAGAAAATACTCCGGCCTTTATCCATGGTGGACCATTTGCCAATATTGCTCATGGTTGTAATAGTGTTATGGCCACTAAAATGGCTATGTCAATCAGTGATATTACTGTTACTGAAGCTGGTTTTGGTGCTGACCTTGGTGCTGAGAAATTCTTCAATATCAAGTCCAGATTTGCCAATCTTAATCCTGATGCAACAGTCTTAGTTGCAACAGTTAGAGCTCTAAAGATGCATGGTGGCAAGGCCAAGGATGACTTAACAGATGAAGATCTTGACGCATTATCAGATGGTATCGAGAATTTAGAGAAGCATATTGAGAATATCAAGAAATTTGGGGTACCATTAGTTGTTGCAATTAACCGTTTCCCTGATGACACTGAAGCTGAACTAGAATTAGTTAGAGAACGTTGTGAAAAACTAGATGTTAATGTTGCTCTATCTGAAGTCTTTGCCAAAGGTGGCGAAGGTGGAGAGGAATTAGGTAAGAAGGTTATCGATATTCTAGATAACGAAGAATCAAAGTTTGAATTCCTCTATGATGAGAAAGCTTCAATTCCAGAAAAAATTAGAACTATAGCTGAAGAGGTTTATGGTGCTGATGGTGTTGAATTTAGCGATGAAGCTAAAAAGCAGATAGAACTATACAAATGCTATGGTTATGATAAACTGCCTATCTGTATGGCCAAGACTCAGAGTTCAATCTCTGATAACCCGGCTCTAAAGGGTAGACCAGAGGGTTTTAAAGTTAATGTTAGAGAGATTAATGTTTCTGCAGGTGCAGGCTTCTTAGTTGCCTTAACTGGACCGGTTCTTACAATGCCAGGTCTTCCAAAGAGACCATCTGCTGAAGATATTGATATCGATGAAAATGGAAAGATTAGTGGTTTATTCTAA
- a CDS encoding ASKHA domain-containing protein, translating into MAYQVKIIQGNKADEFEVEKDKNLYDIINQKGYQLTAYCGGEGTCQKCRVRLTPAPELKSIEEEIFTDKEKAQGLRLACLHQVKEDLEIRLDTEGDINVLTGTAAVEGRLNSGWRLVDFMPAKPELDDQRSYLTRYLEKTNTVSISDSIIQDIKKLEAKVDKLTGICCQDRLVQLISGNDQKRLLGVAVDIGTTTLVLYLYDLETGEKLAVDSMYNPQKEFGADVITRIQFANKSKENAQKLQQVLVARLNQGLQDLTAEINTRPDDIYRIAFAGNTTMLHTLLGFNPIDIAKSPFIPDFTEGLNLSPDLIGLDINSQAELLVLPSISGYIGADIIADLLATGVGEARENQLLIDIGTNGEVALGNNREIYTCSVAAGPSFEGSNISSGMAALDGAAERFEIREEGFDYKTINAAEPRGICGSGLLDLVAGFLKIGLINPKGKFNDKEKMPEFWQKRFNKDKKEIVIFSEEEAENKISLTQKDIRQLQLAKGAIRAGIEVLAARLEIKLAEINQVYLVGGFANYLDPDNTILIGMLPEIFAGKILQFGNGSGAGASLYLLDRDLETIVEDLKERIKYIELSKDADFQEKFIEELNFPGN; encoded by the coding sequence ATGGCTTATCAGGTTAAAATAATTCAGGGTAATAAAGCTGATGAATTTGAAGTGGAAAAAGATAAGAATTTATATGATATTATTAATCAGAAAGGTTATCAACTTACAGCTTACTGCGGAGGAGAGGGGACCTGTCAAAAATGCAGAGTCCGCTTAACGCCTGCTCCAGAACTTAAAAGCATTGAAGAGGAGATTTTTACTGATAAGGAGAAAGCTCAGGGGCTCAGGCTGGCCTGTTTACATCAGGTTAAAGAAGACTTAGAGATAAGACTGGATACTGAAGGCGATATAAATGTATTGACCGGGACAGCTGCAGTCGAAGGTCGCTTAAATTCTGGCTGGAGACTGGTTGATTTTATGCCAGCAAAACCAGAACTTGATGATCAGAGGAGTTATCTGACAAGATATCTTGAAAAGACCAATACTGTCTCTATATCTGACAGTATTATTCAGGATATAAAAAAACTTGAAGCAAAGGTGGATAAATTAACAGGTATCTGCTGTCAGGACAGACTTGTTCAATTAATTTCAGGCAATGATCAGAAAAGATTACTAGGTGTCGCTGTTGATATTGGGACAACAACTCTGGTCCTTTATTTATATGATTTAGAAACCGGTGAGAAACTGGCAGTAGACTCTATGTATAATCCTCAGAAGGAATTTGGGGCTGACGTTATTACAAGGATCCAGTTTGCCAATAAATCTAAAGAGAATGCTCAGAAATTACAGCAGGTTTTAGTTGCAAGGTTAAATCAGGGCCTCCAGGATTTAACAGCTGAAATTAATACCAGGCCTGATGATATTTATAGAATTGCCTTTGCAGGCAATACAACAATGCTCCATACTTTATTAGGGTTTAATCCTATAGATATAGCTAAATCACCTTTTATTCCTGATTTCACAGAAGGTTTAAATCTGTCACCGGATTTAATAGGATTGGATATAAATTCTCAAGCTGAACTTTTAGTCCTGCCTTCTATTTCCGGCTATATTGGAGCCGATATAATTGCTGATCTGCTGGCAACAGGGGTAGGAGAAGCTAGAGAGAATCAATTATTAATTGATATTGGTACCAATGGAGAGGTTGCCCTGGGTAATAACAGGGAGATATATACCTGTTCTGTGGCTGCCGGTCCATCCTTTGAAGGCAGTAATATTTCATCTGGAATGGCTGCCCTGGATGGTGCAGCTGAAAGGTTTGAGATTAGGGAAGAGGGTTTTGATTATAAGACAATTAATGCTGCAGAACCAAGGGGTATCTGCGGTTCAGGGCTCCTGGATTTAGTAGCTGGATTTTTAAAGATTGGATTAATTAATCCTAAGGGTAAATTTAATGATAAAGAGAAGATGCCTGAATTCTGGCAGAAAAGATTTAATAAGGATAAAAAGGAAATTGTAATTTTTTCTGAGGAAGAAGCAGAAAATAAAATAAGCTTAACCCAGAAAGATATCAGACAACTGCAATTGGCCAAGGGAGCAATCAGGGCTGGCATTGAAGTTCTGGCAGCCAGGCTTGAGATAAAATTAGCAGAAATCAATCAGGTTTATCTGGTTGGAGGTTTTGCCAATTATCTTGATCCTGATAATACTATTTTAATTGGAATGCTACCTGAGATCTTTGCAGGTAAGATTCTTCAATTTGGTAATGGTTCAGGAGCAGGGGCCAGTCTATATCTACTGGATAGAGATCTAGAAACTATAGTTGAGGATTTAAAGGAGAGAATAAAATATATTGAACTCTCTAAAGATGCAGATTTCCAGGAAAAATTTATTGAAGAACTAAATTTCCCTGGAAATTAA
- a CDS encoding late competence development ComFB family protein: MTANKSNRLKIDKSSLKNELENHTEDFVLDKLEEVLNNDEQFNDICTCHNCLLDMASYTLNRIPAKYISSPQGSLHAKLIEFEQQVNVDIISVLTRAIKIISKNPRHNE, translated from the coding sequence ATGACTGCAAATAAGTCAAATCGTTTAAAGATAGACAAGAGTTCTTTAAAAAACGAACTGGAAAATCATACTGAAGACTTTGTCTTAGATAAATTAGAAGAAGTCTTAAATAATGATGAGCAGTTCAATGATATCTGTACCTGCCACAACTGTTTATTGGACATGGCTTCCTATACTTTAAATAGAATCCCGGCCAAATATATATCCAGTCCCCAGGGTTCACTCCATGCAAAACTTATAGAGTTTGAGCAGCAGGTAAATGTAGATATCATCTCAGTTTTAACCAGAGCAATCAAAATTATATCAAAAAATCCACGACATAATGAATAA
- a CDS encoding TorD/DmsD family molecular chaperone — MENELREKMYLVFASLFREPDQEIFEDIKSGLHNKITQNYFGQKSFDIHMPAFESTNNLKEMLKLWRNNICPEEGKIRPIESIYKVWTLDDSYDLPFAKDKGYLMSDWALHIKHLFNEFELEIPEDYQAMPDYICFELEFMSLLIAEDLKEEQKLFLLHHLDWIPDLREEAEEKEIVAEYFSIIKILEIFLKLEWQEFDLNNEETDKFQKFER; from the coding sequence ATGGAAAATGAACTAAGGGAGAAGATGTATCTTGTTTTTGCCAGTTTATTTAGAGAGCCAGATCAGGAAATTTTTGAGGATATTAAGTCTGGTCTGCATAATAAAATAACGCAGAATTATTTTGGCCAGAAAAGTTTTGATATTCACATGCCAGCCTTTGAAAGTACAAATAATTTAAAAGAAATGTTAAAGCTCTGGAGAAATAATATCTGCCCTGAAGAAGGAAAAATTAGGCCAATTGAATCTATTTATAAGGTCTGGACCCTTGATGATAGTTATGATCTGCCCTTTGCCAAGGATAAAGGTTATTTAATGAGTGATTGGGCTCTTCATATCAAGCATCTCTTTAATGAGTTTGAGCTTGAGATTCCAGAGGATTATCAGGCAATGCCTGATTATATCTGCTTTGAGCTGGAATTTATGAGTTTATTGATAGCAGAAGATTTAAAGGAAGAGCAGAAATTATTTCTGCTCCATCATTTAGACTGGATTCCAGATTTGAGAGAGGAGGCAGAGGAAAAGGAGATAGTAGCTGAATACTTTAGTATTATTAAAATTTTAGAAATATTTTTAAAGTTAGAATGGCAGGAGTTTGATTTAAATAATGAGGAGACCGATAAATTCCAAAAATTTGAGAGGTGA
- a CDS encoding 4Fe-4S dicluster domain-containing protein, producing the protein MSNEKNGESRRDFLKKGAAGVATLMAGFGMKGQKVGAENLDAGKKAILMDQSLCVECQSCRLACQRENDFPITAQSIKFKSIETGSYPDVEYNSTRWSCFHCNDAPCIDSCPVDALERQEGEMNVTDIEACIGCGACLNDCPYDVPEIIEGKMYKCNGCVHLIEDGENPACVSTCPTYAVEFGNQEEMAELGAERVEELEADGKEAYLYGLEAQDGLGLFLILRTAPEDFELV; encoded by the coding sequence ATGAGTAATGAAAAGAATGGAGAAAGTAGAAGAGACTTCCTGAAGAAAGGAGCTGCCGGGGTGGCTACCTTAATGGCCGGCTTTGGAATGAAGGGTCAAAAAGTCGGTGCTGAAAATTTAGATGCCGGCAAAAAGGCTATTTTAATGGACCAGAGCCTCTGTGTTGAATGTCAGTCCTGTAGGCTGGCCTGTCAGCGGGAGAATGATTTTCCTATTACTGCTCAGAGTATTAAATTTAAGAGTATTGAGACTGGCTCATATCCTGATGTTGAATATAATTCGACTCGCTGGAGCTGTTTCCACTGTAATGATGCTCCCTGTATTGATTCCTGTCCGGTAGATGCCCTTGAAAGACAGGAAGGGGAGATGAATGTAACTGATATTGAGGCCTGTATTGGCTGTGGAGCCTGTTTAAATGACTGTCCCTATGATGTACCGGAGATTATTGAGGGCAAGATGTATAAATGTAATGGCTGTGTTCATCTGATTGAAGATGGAGAAAATCCTGCCTGTGTTTCGACCTGTCCGACTTATGCTGTTGAATTTGGCAATCAGGAAGAAATGGCAGAGCTAGGAGCTGAGCGGGTGGAAGAGCTGGAAGCAGATGGCAAAGAAGCTTATTTATATGGTTTAGAAGCTCAGGATGGCCTTGGCTTATTCCTGATTTTAAGAACTGCTCCAGAGGATTTTGAGCTTGTATAA